The DNA sequence AGTGGTAAAGAAATCCAGATAATCaggaacaaaataaaacaagactCTAAAAGTCCTCCACCCAAAAAGATAGCATCAAAAgacaaatgtaataaaatacctCTTGAATTTGGACGACTGAAGAATAATTTGTTAAGAGAATTAAgtgatagaaaaaaacaagTGAATGTCATTCATGTTCCCTTAGAAAAAGACTAtgaaaattatgatttaacaagtcaaatatcaaaaattgaaagtgaaataaatacaaaaatggtTGACAGCAGTACTGATGTAGAAGACTTAAAAGTATTGTGTGATATAAACGTTGGGACAGAATCTGTAGAAAAAATCAATGAAATAACAACAACTGTAACAAATTTCAATGAGTTGACTTGCACAGCAACAGAAAATAAGGATTATAACACATTTGATAATCTTCAAATACCAAATGTTACTTTAATCAAAGATAAATGTGAGAAATCCAAAGAAAACTTAGTCAGTTTTTGTAGTCAGTCATTACCTAATTTAATAGTTCCATCATTTAGTGTGACATCCATGGATAAAGACAATGCACATGAAAAGCCTATTGGTAAAAGTTCATATATTATCAGTAGAGCAACATTAACATATACAACAGAACAGAAAATTGATATTCACATGGTTGAAAACAATATTGATATGAATAGCCCACCAAATACAGACAACTACCCTATGAATGTAATGTCTGTTTATAAAAAGGAATTAAAAGAACAACaaacacatataaataaaaagaataataaaaatgcaaaaGCTGAAAATTTACAAGCCAATACAGGACCACTGAAACGTATTGATAGTAGATTAATAAAACCTTCAGAAATAATTAGCtcaataaatactaaattactCCAAAATGACTACATTAATGAACAATTTCAGCgagaattaaattttattgattcattTTTTGAGTCTTtacaatatttagaaaattacTCTTTCTCAGATAAAAGATTAAGTCAATGTAATGTAGAAAAAATGGTCAATAACACATGCGATTTAAAGAAATTGGAATATGATTCATTTTTCTCTAAATTTGATCATTCTCATGTCGATGATAGTGAAACAATAGCTTCGAAGAGTCTTTGTCTGGTAAGTGTTTATCTTTGAAATCACAAACAAACTACTTGCAAGCCTAATTTGTTTCAAAGTTGTTCGTTAGCAGCAAATCATTCTTGTTTCtccaattgaaaaaaaataatattcaaaacttaattatatttaaattaataattacattaactTTGATTTCAGCTCAATTTACTCATACGCGATGAGCAACGACGAGCAAAGAACTTCCTATTCGTGCTGAAAATGCGCGAAGATGCTTTAAAAGATTTCACCAAATCCCAGATATTGTGGTTAGAAAATCGTAAAAAGCAAGATAATACAGACATATCcacattaaagaaaaaacaaagaGGTGCATTACTCAAACTACAACACGAGTGTGGTGAAATGCAACGTATGCGCAAGGCGTTGTTGACACTGTCAGAAAAGCGGAAGATTGCGCTCATGAAAACCAAaagaaatattgaattaaaattcagAAAACAAGTTGATGTGGAACAAATACTGGAGAAGCGGAAATTAAAGAGAAGTATATCCGCTGAGAGATATACAGCGCCATTGAAATGTTTTGACCTATCAAGTAGTGGGTGTGAGGAGAGTTCAACATCAAGACCAAAATCTGTAACTCCTCTATGCGTTCTGAAGCCTGTCATAAATCCACAAAGTGCAGAAAAAAGCATTCAAACTGGTGACAGTATTTTATCTGCAACACAAACTAGCACTGCTGAAGAGaattttgttgttgttgatGGAGGCtatctaaatattttgtttcataaCTTGACCTTACCTGAAATTTTTAGTAGTTCAAAACAATATGAAGTAAATGAGGAAGCACTGAAGAATATAGTCACAACAACGAATAACAAAGTAAATGATAAAGGTGATGCTATAAAGAATTTCATGGATCAT is a window from the Pieris napi chromosome Z, ilPieNapi1.2, whole genome shotgun sequence genome containing:
- the LOC125062230 gene encoding uncharacterized protein LOC125062230, producing the protein MDAPASLQKDVEINNLCSLYVKIENTFPKSEKQKSSIIKYTRLPECDFSTIEKWPKNSYTLEPRLRRIISIEEPLIGSTRSLKTEMASIPKMASTGYSKRKIVTIDEDDENSLHPKFSREIKSSYTKVVNRALETKDLKQTSQRSTSRLINSTKYSQDVKQSNKASPTNNTRRNVSVSSSRNKQAKENDPIFKGKESSRNTKTINTSSKTLVGKKLHSTDSGKEIQIIRNKIKQDSKSPPPKKIASKDKCNKIPLEFGRLKNNLLRELSDRKKQVNVIHVPLEKDYENYDLTSQISKIESEINTKMVDSSTDVEDLKVLCDINVGTESVEKINEITTTVTNFNELTCTATENKDYNTFDNLQIPNVTLIKDKCEKSKENLVSFCSQSLPNLIVPSFSVTSMDKDNAHEKPIGKSSYIISRATLTYTTEQKIDIHMVENNIDMNSPPNTDNYPMNVMSVYKKELKEQQTHINKKNNKNAKAENLQANTGPLKRIDSRLIKPSEIISSINTKLLQNDYINEQFQRELNFIDSFFESLQYLENYSFSDKRLSQCNVEKMVNNTCDLKKLEYDSFFSKFDHSHVDDSETIASKSLCLLNLLIRDEQRRAKNFLFVLKMREDALKDFTKSQILWLENRKKQDNTDISTLKKKQRGALLKLQHECGEMQRMRKALLTLSEKRKIALMKTKRNIELKFRKQVDVEQILEKRKLKRSISAERYTAPLKCFDLSSSGCEESSTSRPKSVTPLCVLKPVINPQSAEKSIQTGDSILSATQTSTAEENFVVVDGGYLNILFHNLTLPEIFSSSKQYEVNEEALKNIVTTTNNKVNDKGDAIKNFMDHVKSHVSDTSSPSTARSLVEEFDQYYKGLNLEEKVESSNVDIHEVKDVGTQMVEEWIEPLQVNSEISDNNDYESVEPHMVSVETQCLRGRDDLIGGRSVAGPLPVPAGEAAVTEKDPNLTIWPEQKTSSTSTSPDENSSVDFPDVYSCPAPVITPAQNEADELRRQQLAIEKEIKALEQQQCRLLVREIPDKPPPPYTPPAATRAPKPKKFTLDEASKEKVQKYLEKEDAFDNVDPFDAFLKDYCQENLEHEKKEQGDKFWDTCHDLPKKRVDAKKSASILTAELTEVLTGVRATVVSGVGARRSDHIDDILFAEWRRCEPEWTSLHTDEVIVKNQIFESIFQKILTETVDEYKKSTIVKRVDKF